From the Kiritimatiellaceae bacterium genome, one window contains:
- a CDS encoding ferredoxin family protein, with translation MSANKTILICQCAERGLLNLGNADEVSGLVVPDLCCAAQKNDPRLKDIAAAEYPVIYACHPRAVRALFAFAGYPLPESAEFINLRTPVLPHSRTPVLPHSQTLSWFPVIDGDRCTNCGQCFEFCLFGVYEKDADGKVRVTNPQSCKNNCPACARICPEAAIIFPKVGEAPINGAEISDEEALKANIKINVDEILGNDVYAALNARKQKRRTLLNQKKVEQALAERKKCAEEKV, from the coding sequence ATGTCAGCAAATAAAACCATCCTGATCTGCCAATGCGCAGAGCGCGGCCTGCTGAACCTTGGAAATGCGGACGAGGTTTCCGGGCTCGTTGTGCCCGACCTCTGTTGCGCCGCTCAGAAAAATGATCCGCGACTCAAAGACATCGCGGCGGCAGAGTATCCCGTCATCTATGCCTGCCACCCCCGTGCCGTCCGGGCGCTGTTTGCCTTTGCCGGATATCCGCTTCCTGAAAGCGCCGAGTTCATTAACCTCCGTACTCCCGTACTCCCACACTCCCGCACTCCCGTACTCCCTCACTCCCAAACTCTCTCATGGTTCCCGGTCATCGATGGCGACCGCTGCACGAACTGCGGACAGTGTTTTGAGTTCTGCCTGTTCGGAGTTTATGAAAAAGATGCGGACGGCAAAGTGCGCGTGACGAATCCGCAGAGCTGTAAAAACAATTGTCCGGCCTGCGCGCGGATTTGTCCTGAAGCCGCCATCATCTTTCCGAAAGTCGGCGAGGCTCCGATCAACGGCGCGGAAATCTCCGACGAAGAAGCCCTCAAGGCGAACATCAAAATCAACGTAGATGAAATTCTCGGCAACGATGTTTATGCCGCGCTCAATGCCCGCAAACAGAAACGCCGCACGTTGCTGAACCAGAAGAAGGTCGAACAGGCGCTGGCGGAACGGAAAAAATGCGCGGAGGAGAAAGTATGA
- a CDS encoding radical SAM protein, whose product MSIALMKRMLTEPDKRLLWKFAYNFGYKGMRSIEKFQKRLKRGEYFPAFLFLSVTNACNLACQGCWVSQSNPPKQIAPGTLDNVIRECKAQGSCFFGILGGEPLLYDGLFEVFEKHPDCYFLLFTNGTLITDAVAKEMRRIGNISPLISIEGLEKVSDERRGGKNVYEQTLAGLANCRKHRLVTGVCTSVCKSNIADLASEKFVNEIAALGAHYLWYYIYRPVGPNASPELALDAGQVTALRRFIVDIRLTAPVVVVDAYWDDKGRALCPAAVGIANHVSPDGFVEPCPPLQFAKDNIGDGTGLYKLFNESAFLKKFRTMCCKTTQGCIIMENPKQLAGFIKDEDAVDSSGRGTLLAELNQMCPCGSHHQPGSEIPERSWAYRFAKKNWFFGFGAYG is encoded by the coding sequence ATGAGTATCGCGCTGATGAAGCGAATGCTGACCGAGCCCGACAAGCGGCTCCTTTGGAAGTTTGCTTATAACTTCGGCTACAAAGGCATGCGCTCCATCGAAAAATTTCAAAAGCGTCTCAAGCGCGGCGAATATTTCCCGGCGTTTCTTTTCCTGTCCGTCACCAACGCCTGCAACCTTGCCTGTCAGGGATGCTGGGTGTCGCAATCTAATCCGCCCAAACAGATTGCGCCTGGCACGCTCGACAACGTCATCCGCGAATGCAAAGCGCAAGGCTCTTGCTTCTTCGGAATTCTCGGCGGCGAACCGCTGCTCTACGACGGCCTCTTTGAAGTTTTCGAAAAACATCCCGACTGTTATTTTCTACTCTTCACCAACGGCACGCTGATCACCGATGCCGTTGCCAAAGAAATGCGCCGGATCGGCAACATCAGCCCGCTCATTAGTATTGAAGGGCTTGAAAAAGTGAGCGACGAGCGGCGCGGCGGAAAAAACGTTTACGAACAGACGCTGGCGGGGCTGGCGAACTGCCGAAAGCATCGCCTCGTCACCGGCGTCTGCACCAGCGTCTGCAAGTCCAACATCGCCGACCTCGCCAGCGAAAAGTTTGTGAACGAAATCGCCGCGCTCGGCGCGCATTATCTTTGGTATTACATCTACCGTCCCGTTGGCCCGAATGCGTCGCCCGAATTGGCGCTCGACGCCGGACAGGTCACAGCGCTGCGCCGCTTCATTGTGGATATCCGCCTCACGGCACCGGTCGTGGTCGTTGATGCTTATTGGGATGATAAGGGCAGGGCGCTTTGTCCGGCGGCGGTCGGCATCGCTAATCACGTCAGCCCCGACGGCTTCGTCGAGCCGTGTCCGCCGCTTCAGTTTGCCAAAGATAATATCGGCGACGGCACCGGACTATACAAGCTATTCAACGAATCGGCATTTCTAAAAAAATTCCGCACCATGTGCTGCAAGACCACGCAGGGTTGCATCATCATGGAGAACCCGAAACAGCTTGCCGGATTCATCAAAGACGAAGACGCGGTCGATAGCTCCGGGCGCGGCACATTGCTGGCCGAGCTGAACCAGATGTGTCCGTGCGGCAGTCATCATCAGCCCGGCAGCGAAATTCCGGAGCGCAGTTGGGCGTATCGCTTTGCCAAGAAAAACTGGTTTTTCGGATTTGGAGCCTACGGGTGA
- a CDS encoding PQQ-binding-like beta-propeller repeat protein translates to MKNWMLYLTVAAAAAGGYANDWPVWRGPDGNGISKETGWDSSGAKTLWTKELGAGYSSVSVKGDKLYTMGHESADDKAGKDTVYCLDAKTGKEVWSYSYASQTGGKYKGPRATPVIDGDCVYTVSQDGLVICLDAASGKIKWQADVPGKTGNKNIRWGISSSAVIEGNMILLNIGSAGVALDKNSGSIKWSSVGAPSYASPVVFDRADKRCAAMFTASGLQTVDAKTGKQIASIEWITKFDINGADPLVIGDKIFISSGYDRGCAMLDFSSGELNKLWESTALKTQFSSCVYIDGYIYGIDGQTKSKGTLRCISAADGSEKWSEQIGFGSLIAADGKLIVLGESGTLYFAATAPDKYNEISKMDTGLGQLCWTPPVLANGIIYCRNDKGTLVAINVSK, encoded by the coding sequence ATGAAGAACTGGATGTTGTACCTGACAGTTGCGGCGGCAGCCGCCGGTGGATACGCCAACGACTGGCCGGTCTGGCGCGGTCCGGATGGCAATGGAATTTCAAAAGAAACCGGCTGGGATTCCAGCGGGGCAAAAACGCTTTGGACGAAGGAGCTGGGCGCCGGTTATTCGTCGGTCAGCGTCAAGGGCGATAAACTTTACACCATGGGGCATGAGTCGGCTGATGATAAAGCAGGCAAAGACACGGTTTATTGTCTGGACGCAAAAACCGGGAAAGAAGTCTGGAGCTATTCTTATGCTTCGCAAACAGGAGGAAAGTATAAAGGGCCGCGCGCCACTCCTGTGATTGACGGGGATTGTGTCTATACGGTCAGTCAGGACGGGCTGGTCATTTGCCTCGATGCGGCGTCGGGAAAAATAAAATGGCAGGCTGATGTACCCGGCAAGACAGGTAACAAAAACATCAGATGGGGCATTTCATCTTCAGCGGTTATCGAAGGGAATATGATTCTGCTGAACATCGGTTCTGCCGGAGTGGCGCTCGACAAGAACAGCGGAAGCATCAAATGGAGCAGTGTCGGAGCGCCAAGCTATGCTTCGCCGGTTGTGTTCGACCGCGCAGACAAGCGGTGTGCCGCAATGTTTACAGCGTCCGGCCTGCAAACGGTTGATGCCAAAACCGGAAAGCAGATCGCGTCCATTGAGTGGATCACCAAGTTCGATATCAACGGGGCCGACCCGCTTGTTATCGGCGATAAGATATTCATTTCTTCCGGCTACGATCGCGGTTGCGCCATGCTCGACTTTTCCTCCGGTGAACTGAATAAGCTGTGGGAGAGCACGGCTCTGAAAACCCAGTTCAGCAGCTGTGTTTATATTGACGGGTACATTTACGGAATTGACGGCCAGACCAAATCGAAGGGAACCCTGCGCTGTATCTCTGCCGCCGACGGCTCCGAAAAATGGAGCGAACAGATCGGCTTCGGCTCATTGATCGCGGCGGACGGCAAGCTGATTGTGTTGGGCGAATCCGGAACGCTCTACTTTGCGGCTACCGCGCCGGATAAATATAACGAGATTTCAAAAATGGACACCGGGCTCGGTCAGCTGTGCTGGACGCCGCCGGTTCTGGCGAACGGAATCATCTATTGCCGCAACGACAAAGGAACGCTCGTCGCGATCAATGTCAGCAAATAA
- a CDS encoding LacI family DNA-binding transcriptional regulator, whose translation MSRSVTLRDIAEALGVDMSTVSRALNNSPRIRQSTAEKVRAKAAEMGYRPDPSLRRLTQLRWTGETSARPVSIALIKWLKADCPFRTQELIAPVRIAVESLGYGFETFCVEDYKSPAEAARLMEARGVAGLILLPSNYPSAWTGFPWARFTAIHLLMGKELPTGLSYVDQGAFRVMLDAGRRVAEARPKSAAICFFSPPSETPEGLQSYSAAVTVIEWWKKAGIACQPPRLFDGIEIMRQMAEWLAKEKVEAAIVPNAGIDAWKKPNGQPILPEKTKLIALDRRGWSDFAGYERQSDLLARRAVQYIDSLIRHGERGCPALPETILVPLLWVPGPSFPE comes from the coding sequence ATGAGCAGATCCGTCACCCTGAGAGATATTGCTGAGGCTCTTGGCGTGGATATGTCAACGGTCTCACGGGCGTTAAACAACAGCCCCCGTATCCGGCAGTCCACCGCCGAAAAAGTCAGAGCTAAAGCCGCCGAAATGGGCTACCGCCCGGATCCCTCCTTGCGTCGGCTGACCCAACTCCGCTGGACAGGTGAAACATCGGCAAGACCGGTGTCGATTGCGCTTATCAAATGGCTGAAAGCCGATTGCCCCTTCCGAACGCAGGAACTCATCGCCCCCGTCCGGATTGCGGTTGAATCGCTGGGCTATGGATTCGAAACCTTTTGTGTCGAGGATTACAAAAGTCCGGCAGAGGCCGCACGGTTGATGGAAGCGCGCGGCGTGGCAGGACTGATTCTATTGCCGTCCAATTATCCATCGGCCTGGACCGGGTTTCCGTGGGCCCGGTTTACAGCGATTCACCTTCTTATGGGAAAAGAGCTTCCCACCGGGCTGTCTTATGTTGATCAAGGCGCCTTTCGCGTCATGCTGGATGCGGGGCGGCGCGTGGCGGAAGCCCGCCCGAAGTCGGCTGCCATTTGTTTTTTCAGCCCGCCGAGTGAAACACCGGAAGGCTTACAGAGCTATTCGGCGGCAGTAACGGTAATCGAATGGTGGAAGAAAGCGGGCATCGCCTGCCAGCCGCCGCGCCTGTTTGACGGGATCGAGATCATGCGGCAAATGGCGGAATGGCTCGCCAAAGAAAAGGTGGAGGCCGCGATTGTTCCCAACGCGGGAATCGACGCGTGGAAAAAGCCAAACGGCCAACCCATCCTGCCGGAAAAAACAAAATTGATTGCTCTGGATCGAAGAGGATGGTCGGACTTTGCCGGCTATGAGCGGCAAAGCGATCTTCTGGCGCGGCGAGCCGTGCAATACATTGACAGCTTAATCCGCCACGGCGAGCGCGGATGCCCCGCTCTGCCGGAAACGATTCTGGTTCCCCTGCTCTGGGTTCCCGGCCCCAGCTTTCCGGAATAA
- a CDS encoding CAAX prenyl protease-related protein translates to MSAKLKDDWTPELDKENDKAVWVHSIPYLAWLLMMSLLGDPSGPRYAIQTLGGIILLLICRPWRWYTPPKLKNVPLALAVGLLVFVFWVGLESEFFKSVFPKISEFYERYLVGMTKFGKLREPLEMGANGLYHYDPRTTGWPLFWVHMLGTTLVIGMIEEFFFRGFVYRWMQGSPFFQKDIGKLDNGMCILVAVLFALEHNEWLMGFLCGLIFTWLMVKTRDIWAAVLAHAVTNGLLGWYAVYTGAYWFW, encoded by the coding sequence ATGTCTGCAAAACTAAAAGACGATTGGACGCCGGAGCTGGATAAGGAAAACGACAAAGCGGTCTGGGTGCATTCCATTCCGTATTTGGCGTGGCTGTTGATGATGTCGTTGCTGGGCGATCCGTCCGGACCCCGTTACGCCATTCAGACTCTCGGCGGAATTATTCTCCTGCTGATCTGCCGACCGTGGCGCTGGTACACGCCGCCGAAACTCAAGAACGTTCCGCTCGCGCTGGCGGTCGGCCTGCTGGTGTTTGTTTTCTGGGTCGGCCTCGAATCGGAATTTTTCAAAAGCGTCTTTCCGAAGATCAGCGAATTCTATGAGCGCTATCTGGTCGGGATGACGAAATTCGGCAAATTGCGCGAGCCGCTCGAAATGGGCGCGAACGGACTTTACCACTACGACCCGCGCACCACCGGCTGGCCGCTGTTCTGGGTTCACATGCTCGGCACGACGCTGGTAATCGGCATGATTGAGGAGTTTTTCTTCCGCGGCTTCGTTTACCGCTGGATGCAGGGCAGTCCGTTTTTCCAAAAGGACATCGGCAAGCTTGACAACGGAATGTGCATTCTGGTCGCCGTGCTGTTCGCGCTTGAACACAACGAATGGCTGATGGGATTCCTCTGCGGATTGATCTTCACCTGGTTGATGGTGAAAACCCGCGATATCTGGGCCGCCGTCCTGGCGCACGCTGTTACCAATGGACTGCTCGGCTGGTACGCTGTTTATACCGGCGCCTATTGGTTTTGGTAA